The Streptomyces luteogriseus genome includes a window with the following:
- a CDS encoding carbohydrate ABC transporter permease produces MTGTTETAAVKAATGTASQAPAPAPRPARLWRGATPWLFLLAPLALLIVFTYAPIANMVAYSFTDWDGVSPELRWTGTGNYAELFTRPEMFEVFWVSGYYLAASVIQIVAALYFATILSFDVRFRNFFKGVLFFPYLINGVAIGFVFLYFFQDGGTLDSVLGLLGVRTDRAWLGTPESANTSLAAVSVWRYLGLNFVLFLGAIQSIPGELYEAAELDGANRWHQFRHIIAPGIKPVLSLTVILSISGSLSVFEIPYIMTGGATGTETFVIQTVKLAFQFNKTGLASAAAIVLLLIVLAVTWVQRRLAPDDKVDLV; encoded by the coding sequence ATGACGGGCACGACCGAGACGGCGGCCGTCAAGGCAGCCACCGGGACGGCCTCCCAGGCCCCGGCACCCGCCCCGCGCCCGGCACGCCTGTGGCGCGGGGCCACCCCCTGGCTCTTCCTGCTCGCCCCGCTCGCCCTCCTGATCGTCTTCACCTACGCGCCGATCGCCAACATGGTCGCGTACAGCTTCACCGACTGGGACGGGGTGAGCCCCGAGCTGCGCTGGACGGGCACCGGGAACTACGCCGAACTCTTCACGCGCCCGGAGATGTTCGAGGTCTTCTGGGTCAGCGGCTACTACCTGGCGGCGTCGGTGATCCAGATCGTGGCCGCGCTCTACTTCGCCACGATCCTCAGCTTCGACGTCCGCTTCCGGAACTTCTTCAAGGGCGTGCTGTTCTTCCCGTACCTGATCAACGGCGTGGCGATCGGGTTCGTCTTCCTCTACTTCTTCCAGGACGGCGGCACCCTCGACTCCGTGCTGGGCCTGCTGGGCGTGCGGACGGACCGCGCCTGGCTGGGCACCCCGGAGTCGGCGAACACCTCCCTCGCCGCCGTCTCCGTCTGGCGCTACCTGGGCCTGAACTTCGTGCTCTTCCTCGGCGCGATCCAGTCGATCCCCGGTGAGCTGTACGAAGCGGCGGAACTGGACGGCGCGAACCGCTGGCACCAGTTCCGCCACATCATCGCGCCGGGCATCAAGCCGGTCCTGTCCCTCACCGTGATCCTCTCGATCTCCGGCTCCCTGTCGGTCTTCGAGATCCCGTACATCATGACCGGCGGCGCGACCGGCACCGAGACGTTCGTGATCCAGACCGTGAAGCTGGCGTTCCAGTTCAACAAGACGGGACTCGCCTCGGCGGCCGCGATCGTGCTGCTGCTGATCGTCCTGGCGGTGACCTGGGTGCAGCGGCGCCTCGCCCCCGACGACAAGGTGGACCTCGTATGA
- a CDS encoding ABC transporter substrate-binding protein codes for MNRRTLLALAVGAALLASGCTGSGGSAEGADAKAPDDPSKVDGTITVLTHRTDLVQDGTMKKYAAEFNKTYPKVKVEFDGITDYEGEVKIRMNTENYGDVLMIPAVIEKKDYPKFFAALGSKEERSEKYRFTDYTAVGGKVYGQSPLGAVPGFIYNKKVWSQAGITEWPTTPAEFLAGLKAVKSKTDAVPYYTNFKDGWPLSQWTGVRGSVSCDEQATTRWAEGNPWAEGGELRVADGLLYDIVRQGLAEKDPTTTNWEASKPKLAKGEIATMWLGSWAVIQMRGAAKQAGTDPDDIGFMPFPAQKDGTFCAVTSPDYNQAVNIHSSHKDAARAWIDWFTDESGYARDNLALSPLKDAPLPDVLKPYEEAGVKLLDLDDAKGAELKTLENQSEVGINKPDYRKELVDMARGARKGDPDDFLDGLGEKWTETQKSLGS; via the coding sequence ATGAACCGCCGTACCCTCCTCGCCCTCGCCGTGGGCGCGGCCCTGCTGGCCTCCGGCTGCACCGGCTCCGGAGGCTCCGCCGAGGGCGCCGACGCAAAGGCGCCCGACGATCCCTCCAAGGTCGACGGGACCATCACCGTCCTCACCCACCGGACCGACCTCGTGCAGGACGGGACGATGAAGAAGTACGCCGCCGAGTTCAACAAGACGTATCCGAAGGTGAAGGTCGAGTTCGACGGCATCACCGACTACGAGGGCGAAGTCAAGATCCGTATGAACACGGAGAACTACGGCGACGTCCTCATGATCCCCGCGGTGATCGAGAAGAAGGACTACCCCAAGTTCTTCGCCGCCCTGGGGAGCAAGGAGGAGCGGAGCGAGAAGTACCGCTTCACTGACTACACGGCCGTCGGCGGCAAGGTCTACGGCCAGAGCCCGCTCGGCGCGGTCCCGGGGTTCATCTACAACAAGAAGGTGTGGAGTCAGGCCGGGATCACCGAGTGGCCCACGACACCGGCCGAGTTCCTCGCCGGCCTCAAGGCCGTCAAGTCGAAGACCGACGCGGTCCCCTACTACACCAACTTCAAGGACGGCTGGCCGCTCAGCCAGTGGACGGGGGTCAGGGGCTCGGTCAGCTGCGACGAGCAGGCCACCACCCGGTGGGCCGAGGGCAACCCCTGGGCCGAGGGCGGCGAACTGCGGGTGGCGGACGGCCTGCTGTACGACATCGTGCGCCAGGGGCTCGCCGAGAAGGACCCGACCACGACCAACTGGGAGGCGTCCAAGCCCAAGCTGGCCAAGGGCGAGATCGCCACCATGTGGCTCGGCTCCTGGGCGGTCATCCAGATGCGGGGCGCGGCGAAGCAGGCCGGCACGGACCCGGACGACATCGGGTTCATGCCCTTCCCCGCCCAGAAGGACGGCACCTTCTGCGCGGTGACGTCACCCGACTACAACCAGGCCGTCAACATCCACTCCTCGCACAAGGACGCCGCCCGCGCCTGGATCGACTGGTTCACCGACGAGTCCGGCTACGCGCGGGACAACCTGGCGCTGTCCCCGCTCAAGGACGCCCCGCTGCCCGACGTCCTGAAGCCGTACGAGGAGGCGGGCGTCAAACTCCTCGACCTCGACGACGCCAAGGGCGCCGAGCTGAAGACCCTCGAGAACCAGTCCGAGGTCGGCATCAACAAGCCGGACTACCGCAAGGAACTCGTCGACATGGCCCGCGGCGCCAGGAAGGGCGACCCGGACGACTTCCTGGACGGCCTCGGTGAGAAGTGGACCGAGACCCAGAAGTCGCTGGGGTCCTGA